One region of Desulfomicrobium macestii genomic DNA includes:
- a CDS encoding TolC family outer membrane protein, producing the protein MVVVFLIPALSPAQLLVVQERSTGIEPLGAPGVESVLMNVSQGGDSLKASIQSAMDSNPKFLSQKHAYSISHDAYRESYGALLPQLDFMARGGYGLRRNDTTIAREADGQGEEWSDEQRLVLSQLLFDGGLTRSRVEADKLYSESKKEELFNTAEDVGLSATQYFLDVIRARGLVELCVRNIEEHEKLLDLTRIRLGSGGGTQADVTQAEAALQEARSRLIQANQALDDAEAGYARFFGDKPGVLSMPEPPLLAIPQSEAIAISMARDGNRALKAARLAVQQKELEIKSAKGAYMPKLHAKVSAARSDNTGGYEASYHDASAMLEMNLNLYRGGSDAASIRKSKNEKLRAEQDALDVERQVEEDVRTAYSFYKATGKLLPVLRNLTNENAQVVSSYTDQFRMGQRTLVDLVSAQKSLFSSQQVYLNGMTAHTFSYYRLCMPVSQLMSALGVDLKVKDLGEAK; encoded by the coding sequence ATGGTTGTCGTGTTTTTGATTCCGGCGCTGTCCCCGGCTCAACTACTCGTGGTCCAGGAGAGAAGCACCGGGATCGAGCCCTTGGGCGCCCCGGGGGTGGAGTCGGTGCTGATGAACGTGTCCCAGGGCGGCGATTCCCTGAAGGCTTCCATCCAGTCCGCCATGGATTCCAATCCCAAGTTTTTGAGTCAGAAGCACGCGTATTCAATTTCGCACGATGCATACCGCGAGTCCTACGGCGCGCTTCTGCCGCAGCTGGATTTCATGGCCAGGGGCGGTTATGGCCTGCGACGCAACGACACGACCATCGCCAGGGAGGCTGACGGTCAGGGCGAGGAATGGTCCGACGAGCAGCGTCTGGTCCTGTCCCAGCTGCTCTTCGACGGCGGCCTGACGCGGTCCAGGGTTGAGGCCGACAAGCTGTACTCCGAGTCCAAGAAGGAGGAGCTCTTCAACACGGCCGAGGATGTCGGTCTCAGCGCCACGCAGTATTTTTTGGATGTGATCCGGGCCCGGGGGCTGGTGGAGCTTTGCGTGCGCAACATCGAGGAGCACGAGAAGCTGCTTGACCTGACACGCATCCGCCTCGGGAGCGGTGGCGGCACGCAGGCTGACGTGACCCAGGCCGAAGCGGCGCTGCAGGAGGCGCGTTCACGGCTGATCCAGGCCAACCAGGCCCTGGACGACGCCGAGGCGGGCTATGCCCGATTTTTCGGTGACAAGCCCGGTGTTTTATCCATGCCCGAGCCGCCGTTGCTGGCCATCCCGCAGAGCGAGGCCATCGCCATCAGCATGGCCCGGGACGGCAACCGCGCCCTGAAGGCGGCCCGCCTGGCCGTGCAGCAGAAGGAACTGGAGATCAAGTCGGCCAAAGGTGCGTATATGCCCAAGCTGCATGCCAAGGTTTCCGCCGCCCGTTCGGACAACACGGGTGGTTACGAGGCAAGCTACCACGACGCCTCCGCCATGCTGGAAATGAACCTCAATCTTTACCGCGGCGGTTCTGACGCCGCTTCCATCCGCAAGTCCAAAAATGAGAAGCTGCGCGCCGAGCAGGATGCCCTGGATGTCGAGCGTCAGGTGGAGGAAGATGTGCGCACGGCGTACAGCTTCTACAAGGCCACGGGCAAGCTGCTGCCTGTGCTGCGCAACCTGACGAACGAAAATGCGCAGGTGGTTTCGAGTTACACGGATCAGTTTCGCATGGGGCAGCGCACTCTTGTCGATCTTGTCTCTGCACAGAAAAGTCTGTTCAGTTCACAGCAGGTGTACCTGAACGGCATGACGGCGCATACTTTTTCATACTATCGACTTTGCATGCCCGTTTCCCAGCTCATGAGCGCCCTTGGCGTGGATCTCAAGGTCAAGGACCTTGGCGAGGCCAAATAG
- a CDS encoding YeeE/YedE thiosulfate transporter family protein, whose translation MKKKDSGGWNPYLAGALVGVLAILSAYATTVWLGKTSYLGASTTFVRGAGVIEQQIAPEHVQANEYFVKQKVKIDWQFMLVLGIFAGAFIASCTDKSFKLESVPPTWEKHFGPSVGKRAVWAFLGGIVAMMGARMASGCPSGHGLSGMMQLSVSAFVALGMFFGVGIIVAGFIYGRRSR comes from the coding sequence ATGAAGAAAAAGGATTCCGGTGGATGGAATCCATATCTGGCCGGTGCCCTGGTTGGCGTGCTGGCCATTTTGTCAGCCTATGCCACGACGGTCTGGCTCGGGAAAACAAGTTATCTGGGAGCTTCCACCACATTTGTGCGCGGCGCGGGTGTGATTGAACAGCAGATTGCTCCGGAGCACGTACAGGCCAACGAATATTTCGTTAAACAAAAGGTGAAGATTGACTGGCAGTTCATGCTGGTCCTCGGTATCTTTGCCGGAGCGTTCATCGCCTCATGCACTGACAAGAGTTTCAAGCTCGAAAGCGTTCCTCCAACCTGGGAAAAACATTTCGGGCCATCAGTTGGAAAACGCGCCGTCTGGGCTTTCTTGGGCGGGATCGTGGCCATGATGGGCGCGCGCATGGCCAGCGGCTGCCCGAGTGGTCATGGTCTCAGCGGCATGATGCAGCTTTCCGTCAGCGCTTTTGTGGCTCTGGGCATGTTTTTTGGCGTGGGCATAATCGTGGCGGGGTTCATTTACGGAAGGAGGTCACGATGA
- the glpX gene encoding class II fructose-bisphosphatase gives MEAPQRNLAMDLVRVTEAAALASARWLGKGAKNEGDGAAVDAMRLSFNTLDIDGRIVIGEGEKDEAPMLYNGEHIGTGRGAAVDVAVDPVEGTNLLAYGRPNAIAVVGLAPAGTMFNPGPSYYMKKLVVPAPAKGVVDMNAPVAHNLEATARALGKKVEDLVIFVLDKPRHKDLIAQIRTAGARIQLHTDGDVAGALMAVDPSSNVDMMFGTGGTPEGVLAACAIKALGGEILAQFDPQSESERKNVLEFGLDLNQVLTTDTLIRDDNVFFAATGISGGTFLGGVSYTGTGATTHSLVLRGKTGTIRRITSTHQWDKLMRFSSIKY, from the coding sequence ATGGAAGCCCCGCAACGAAATCTGGCCATGGACCTGGTCCGGGTCACTGAAGCCGCGGCTCTGGCCTCGGCCCGTTGGCTCGGCAAGGGCGCCAAGAACGAGGGCGACGGAGCTGCCGTGGACGCCATGCGGCTGTCCTTCAACACCCTGGATATCGATGGCCGCATCGTCATCGGCGAGGGAGAGAAGGACGAAGCTCCCATGCTCTACAACGGCGAGCACATCGGCACGGGCCGTGGCGCGGCCGTGGACGTGGCTGTCGATCCTGTCGAGGGCACCAATCTGCTGGCCTACGGACGGCCCAACGCCATTGCCGTGGTCGGACTGGCTCCAGCCGGAACCATGTTCAATCCGGGCCCGAGCTATTACATGAAGAAGCTTGTGGTTCCGGCTCCGGCCAAGGGCGTGGTCGACATGAACGCCCCCGTGGCCCACAATCTTGAGGCCACGGCCAGGGCCCTTGGCAAAAAGGTCGAGGATCTGGTCATCTTCGTTCTGGACAAACCCCGCCACAAAGACCTCATCGCCCAGATCCGCACCGCCGGGGCGCGCATCCAGCTGCACACCGACGGTGACGTGGCCGGGGCGCTCATGGCCGTCGATCCATCATCCAACGTGGACATGATGTTCGGCACCGGCGGCACTCCCGAAGGAGTTTTGGCGGCCTGCGCCATCAAGGCTCTTGGCGGAGAGATCCTGGCCCAATTCGATCCCCAGTCCGAATCCGAACGCAAGAACGTGCTCGAATTCGGACTGGACCTGAACCAGGTGCTGACCACGGACACGCTCATCCGCGACGACAACGTCTTCTTCGCGGCCACGGGCATTTCGGGCGGCACGTTCCTGGGCGGCGTTTCCTACACCGGCACGGGAGCTACCACGCACTCTCTGGTCCTGCGCGGGAAGACCGGCACCATCCGCCGCATCACCTCTACCCACCAGTGGGACAAACTGATGCGTTTTTCGTCCATCAAGTACTAG
- a CDS encoding DUF6691 family protein: MSTDQILGLVTGILFGFLLQKGRVLRFEKQVGAMLLKDMTILKFMLSAIIVGMVGIALMSSAGMITLGHKSMNVGAVLVGGALFGAGWAVMGYCPGTSMGALGEGRWHAIFAIAGMLAGAAIYAELYPFFQRTVLSWADYGKIGLPEALGVSPWVVIIVFICVVLGLFRWFESRGL; encoded by the coding sequence ATGAGCACGGATCAAATCCTCGGATTGGTGACCGGCATCCTCTTTGGTTTTTTGTTGCAGAAGGGCCGGGTATTGCGCTTCGAGAAACAGGTCGGGGCCATGTTGCTTAAAGACATGACCATTCTCAAGTTCATGCTCTCCGCCATCATTGTCGGCATGGTAGGCATTGCCCTGATGTCCAGCGCAGGGATGATCACCCTGGGCCACAAGTCCATGAACGTGGGCGCGGTTCTTGTCGGCGGAGCTTTGTTCGGTGCCGGTTGGGCAGTCATGGGCTACTGCCCAGGCACCTCCATGGGGGCGCTTGGAGAAGGACGCTGGCACGCCATCTTCGCCATTGCCGGCATGTTGGCGGGCGCGGCAATCTACGCGGAACTGTATCCCTTTTTTCAGCGCACGGTTCTGTCTTGGGCCGACTACGGCAAGATTGGACTGCCCGAGGCTCTGGGCGTTTCGCCCTGGGTCGTGATTATCGTGTTTATCTGCGTTGTGCTGGGGCTTTTCCGCTGGTTTGAGAGCCGGGGGCTCTAG